Genomic window (Pieris rapae chromosome 4, ilPieRapa1.1, whole genome shotgun sequence):
agaccTTAGCAAAGTGTGTCTTTGTTTTCCGGACTCGCGGCCTGTACGACTTTACAGGGCAGGCCATATACGTGTagattctaaaatattttagaaataaagataTCAATCACTCAGGAATAATGtgaacattttacatattctttaatatacaaaaatacaaatcgtATGAGTATGCCCTATGTATGTTATAGATAAGAAGATGAATAGATAAGAGATATAAACGGTTTTATATATCCCAAGATAAGCCACTTGTTATATGAGTGACAGTTGACACTGAACTTCGTTTCCTATTGAAAAGTAGAAACTGAACACTGAAAAGACTATTACATAACGTAGTACTCTGACTCTATttccattatttaaataataaataaatatattatgtacttggGAAGATTTACCGTGAAAGTCTTTGGAGCTAGACGTTTACCCACAGGCTCGTGTTACATAGATAGAATATTGCAAAATATgccaaaaaatttataatgtaatatagtaATGTGtttgttacatataaattaagacaTACGTAACACTGGCCTGTAACCATTTTGGTGCCGGGCCATTTTAGACCTGATTTTAAGCATGTCTTACATGTAAAATGTAATCGATTTTTTTCTAGCAGCTTTAGTTTccgagataaaaaatataaaaaaaaatttcataataattacttatataatttcatgGCGTCAAACATTTTTGGCAATTTCTTGTGCCTTTAGAGCGATTTTCTTGAATTAAATTGACTAGGACAATCTTGCATGATTCCCCACAGTCGGCCATAATATGAGTTACCCATCTTCCTTGGTATCTATTCTACATTGTTTTCATGTCTCTGTGAAAACGTTCTCCTCATTTCCGAATTTGTGTTGGAATTGATCTAGATGACTATTGTGATTGTGTTACAGCCTAAATTGTTGAATCAAACCAGCATACTACATACTAAACatactaattatatagttGACAGCCTTATGATTTCCGaggaatatacaaataaatacaactgCTACAAAAGATTTCCGCGCAAGCCGTTTTACATCACTCTTAGAAGTCTTAAATTTAGTGGTATCTTTTACTACTAATTCACGTTTTTAATGCCCAACAAAGAAACCTGATTTTAGTTGCTactaataatcaaaatatgttGGTACTAATTATAATTGGATACAGCAACTTATTCTATTCAGCCAtgtgtttcattaaaatccaattttaaacatttgacTGACTTCGTTGTATCTTCTTCGTAGGATACGTCACAAATCAAGGAGGCCCTATAATTAGATGGATGTAAAAAGTGCTCATGCCTAGAGCGATACGAACACCGATTAGTGTCATTATAAAAATCGGCAAATGGTCAAAAACAAGCGAAACCATGCAAAAAACACCTGCAGGACGGCCATTGTTGTGAAATAAACGAAATTAGACGTTTGACGGTGTCTTTCATGTTTATTGatacatttgttatttaaagagGACATAATTACATCATATAAGAGAAATTGTTTCACATCTTAATGAATACTTTAAATGAAACAgggcaatattttattatttgctaGAGCTGTTACCGAATATTTGCTTCTTTTTCCAAACACTAAGCTATGTagtaagatttatattaaaataatatcatagtACATACAGCAATGTACCGCTACTACAACTAAGCAACAAAGatgattttattgtattgctACAGGTATTATATTACGTTACACTACTTCTGTCAGACGATAATAAAcaactaaaaatgtatttattacctatttaCCTGAATAATTACCGTTATGagttaataatatcataattatgattaaaataatttaagtattaacgAGAATtgtattaatcattttaatttataaaacgttaCAAAGGATTAGACAATTCAATTGTACAtctgttttaagtttttattaaaacaaattctataaaataaagtatttggtATCATCACCAAAGCTTATAGGaagtaacaaataatattttatctttcgatGAGGCGttctgtaaatataatttaatcaaaaatttagTACTTTACAATGTGctcataatttacaaaaacagtGCTCTATGAATAaaccttatacataattaaaatcagtGTCCATAAATATTACGTTAAACTGTCGGGTACAGGAGTATATTTCAAACCAGAATCATTTAGCGAAGTCACCACCCATGCATCTTCTGGAATGAGACCAGATTTTAACAACTTGACCGCGGCTGCGACGTTCGCACCACTAGTGTAACCAACATATAAACCCTCTTTTTCGCCAATAAGTTTCCTGTACTCTACCGCTTCTTCATCAGTTACACTCAGAGTTCCGTCCATTGTCTCAAAGTTAAACAAGTTTGGAATACACCCGTAACCAGAACCCTGCAGCAAATGCAATGGTTTCGTGATCGGGGTCCCCTTGATAGGCTGTGAACCTTCAGGTTCCACGACAAAGCATTTGATGTCCGGGTTCTTCTCCTTCAAATATCTCGATGTACCCGCGAAGGTACCGGCCGTTCCAACAGTGGCGATGAAGGCATCGATACGGTGCCCACTCTGCCTCCAAATCTCAGGACCTGTTGTAAGGTAGTGGGAGTTTGCATTATCTTCATTGTTGAATTGGTTAACATAGTACGCGCCGGTCTCTTCAGCAATTTTTAAGCCTTCTTCTTCAGCAGCTTTGACGTCATTTATGGTAACATTACCATAGGTTCCCTCTACCTGGGGTACCCTAATACATTTAGCGCCGAGAGCTTCCATGTGAATAGCTCGCTGCACACTGTTACCTTTCGACATAGTTACGGTGAGAGGGTGACCGTAAATAGCACACACGATTGCGAGACCACATCCTTGATTTCCGGAGGTCACTTCTAACACAGGTTGTCCAGGTTTAAGCAGGCCTTTCGCACGAGCTTCTTGAATCATGTGCAAAGAGGATCTGCATTTAATCGATGCTCCGGGATTCATGAATTcacattttactaaaattcGTCCTGGTCCGGGATGCAGGCGATCAAGGGCGAGTAGAGGTGTCTCTCCGATGATGTCCAGCGCGGACGCCTTGATTTCGTTAGGGACTCCGTTCACTTTAgacatattgatattttatttatcttgtcTATTCTGTATTGTGACCCAATCAATACTGAATAGTCTTATCGTTCTCAGCTCGCTTTAAGTGGTCGATTGTCGTACGTTTGTGTGACGTTTCGCGAGCCGATAGTTTCGGATCGGTTGCAAAGGCACGTGAAGTCTTAATTAAATGATACAACTAATAATGCAGTAAATGGCGAGATAAGAAGATGTACATATAAATAGATCACAATAACCATATTGTTACCAACTGGTCAAATAATGGTCAGTATCTGAAGTTTATCAGCATCTTTTACAATAGTTCTTTAGtcttaattaaagatatattattccgaaagttttattattttaaaatattgattctggtgtaatttttttattctttatattttctgtGATAAGATACCAATTTAgtacacaaaataattaggACTTTTTATAGCAGACTATATAAAATCTCCTGTTCATGatgaataacaaaaataaattagtagtCTGTATCAATTTAgacgtaataaattttaaatgcgtaGTTACTTCAGACAGTGTCAATCAACACACCAAATAAGTATGGAAACAAAGaacaaacattatatttaaattgtaaattgtgccatggaaaattttgttaaacataGTATGAAACATGATTAAAAGCGCAATATAAAACTGCTTAATAATGTTTCTATttctgataaaaaaaaaacttgcagATAAGTGTCTTTTGAAAACCCAAACAttacttgtaaatataatattaataggaacaagatttttatgatttatgagAATAGCATTAGGGCCTGTGAAACGATTAGAAATGAATTAGTGAAATGTTCTTTAGGGCTATGAATATGCTAATTATCAGTAAACCCTAACTAATTATCCAATGTCtcatttatacaaatgtttataaagtttaatattatccgtaacattagtattattactgtttaaattatgctaaatataaaaaaaatatctaaaataacgAACACCTGTGAAAATTTTACGCTgattaacaatattctttaCTGACTGACTTTgactgaaatttatatttatatatgtttctaactgatatttagttttaatattgcttaaaaatattaaatgattttaaagcaAAACTTCGTGTAGACCAAATGTCCTTCGTCAGCCTACACTTATAAAGATATGATTTTGTTTGCTTAACAAATGTGTGTGTTAAAcatcatataatattaagaacgGTAATTGCTTTAATAAACAAACCAATTAAACGAAATCATATTTTAGCTATATTTAGACTTCTGTAAGATATAAATGGCGCCAAAACTCAgtatatcatcatcatcagcgcACGCGCAAATGCTAATCAGCcagattgtaaaaaaaaaatactaatcgactagattattagatttttcaaccttatgttaaaatttatttttcgccAATCCATACTTTGTTTTCTAATTAAGTCGAATTGTATTCTAAAATCAAAATGCATatcgttataatattatattcatccATCTTTGAACTCAAGAACCTTGATTATCTAACCATTAACAAGCATGGtggaacaaaaaaatatttgactacGTGTGATGAATTCAAttcatctttataaatattcagatAATAATTCAGTATCTACGTGTTGACCttatgtcaaaataattatggaaTATGAACTAACTGTTGACTACTGCTTCACTCCTGTATACGTTAAAGCAAAAAcaagtatgtattaatataaggAGTTTATTTGacttaaacaaaaaagttaatttaagcGCTAACGTCAAAAATTAAGACTTTtcgtttacataataaaacaaaactacattatatatatttcaactaCATACCGATTTCTAAGGAAAGCCTGGACAATTTTTCagtttgaaaaataaagtgatattgaaaataatctgtAAAAAACGTTCGAAACGAATTTACTTGTCAttcatcattattttatcaatcatCATTCATTTACAAGACACAAAACGATGACGTACATGCACGTAAATAATACGCCTGCTTTCTAACCCCTCTTCTCTCTAATCTTTCttaaatcaaaaatgtatttgtgtaataataaACTCGTAAAACTGAAGTGAACGTTTGTTTACGTGTTTACAGGCATGGTACATCATAAGGATTAGTGCGACGCAATTTTGCCTATAGAACCGTTTTGGCTGGTTCTTgaaattgtgtatttttagatttaatatttaaagctaagtaagtaaaatacttaagaaaattaatatagaaaaaataaccAATAAGAAATAGAGAATAATCTAAAATGGTTCTTAAAATCTTGTCCAATTGCTGATTAAGGCCTTCGGGActgatacattaattaataatattataacttacgATGccaaatgataaaatatgtgtCAAATATTTGCATGGAAGTATGTATTCAGTTTTACACGCTGCAACCACGAAGtagtaattattttccaaaagaggttttatatacattgatAAGTACGGTTTTTTGtatgttcaaaaataatttgttaaaaatattcatgcgATTAccataagtatttttaaaataatacatgtaaCACTATGTTGACTTAAAAAAACGTATACACAAAACGCCAAATCATTGTGATTCGttcattttttatctgttttacttatattgatttaatgtGGATAGTTtacgatatattatttataaaaagtagcctgttttttaatacatacttcGTTCGTTCATATAAATTCTTCATCTGCATGTAAGCGGTAGAAtgtgaatttatttgtaataccGCGTAAACCGGGTTAATCTTTTTTGGAAAGTACCTCTCAAACAAGTGAAGGTGCAGAAGGAAATACTTACtacataaaattctttaaaccTACCTACTAGGTCAagaattctaaattatattttatcaatctATTATGTAGGTATTACAGTCAAGTTTACGCATTCCTACTTATGGGATTCagcaaataaatgaaaaaaaaaaacaaaatttttaacattaattgctAAAACTTATCAGAACaatttcaatgaaaaaaaaatatgaaaatttacgCGTCATCATCTTTATCATCAACaaactaaaatctaaataagtaCCACATTGTTCCACAATTTTGACCACAAGACACACACGTCATCCTTAGCCGAAACCGTTTTGGCGTCAGGAGCAATTACCTTAAGGCGCTGTAGGAAGGCTAGTGCCGagttttaaatcttttatttatttaattcttatgcATAATACTGAATTGATCACATTGtgataaatatatgataaaattgaGAACTAATACTAATTAGTGACTAAGTCGAAAccccaattttattaaattttctcgatagaaaaaaattgcaaagtGACCTCTAAGATTGTACAATAAACCGATAGTATTCAATAAATACTTCGAATTAGATCATAAaacttttcataattattgaaCTCAACATTCTGTAGGTAGtgactgttttattttttttaattattcattatttacacttttaaaCAAGATTATCTGATATAGCAGGCGTTGAAACCATTCTTACTTGGACCGCCGCGCCTCCCGGCTCCCAAATCAGTCTGGCTTCAGCCTTCGTACGAGAAACCTGTGTCGCTTTGCGCTCCGTGATAGAAACTGATCCGTgactaataaatttactaagtataattttaacgGTTGTAGTAAGCAACTTACTTTTGAAGAATTGtaacaaatgtaaatttatattgatttcgtgcttagtattaataattcttaatgtTACTATCCTTGCAAATTGCTAATGCGCAGGAACCTTGTCACATTAAGAGCCACGTGACGTCACCCAGAATAGAAAAGTACAGCTTGCAAAAAAGAAAtgcaattgtaaatttaataggtGAAGTGTGATAGAAACTGATCCGTGACTAATTACTAAGTATAATTTTGTGACTTCGCAAAAATGGGAAATAAATGCAACAAGAAAAGGAAGAGCCTAAGTTGTAGAAAAAAAGCTGCTCAACATATGCTTAACGTAATAAAGTAAGTACCACTTATATATCTACCTAAACgtatttatgtgttttattttaaaataaatttgtcacaatttctgtataatatttttgtatgcctCACTCATTTACCTACTTATAAGTCCCTCCTCCACCCAAAGAGGCCTGTTGTGTACTATCTAGCTATACGAGTAATATCTcttgttatttatgtttttctgATGTACGATATACATAGTTATATTCTATACTACTACTACCTACCTATCTACAAACTTACCATAGTAATATAGACCCATTTCATAGACCTGCCCCTATAACGCCGTCTAAAAGTGGGTGCAGCAATTCACCTCTTCCTACGCCGTACGTGATGATAGGCGTGAGTGCTTTATGTGTAACTAGCTCACTCAAGGAACTCAGGAAAGAAATTACTCACTACACTTATCTGGTTCACATGCCATACACATACGATAGGTACCTAcataaataccaaatatttataattccaGAAGACGTAGATTAGACGCTGATGAAGATAGTAATGCAGCCTGCAGCCCCCACCGCGGCCACCGCAGCCGCCCTCACTCCCGCCGCCGGCAAAACCGTAAGCTCGAGTAGCAttgcataatatgtataatattcaaaaatttctCACTTGTCCGgtgatatttaattgaaaccaactttttttttagagGAACATCCGAAGACGTGCCAAATGTTATTGAATCTCTACAAAGTAACTATGTAACAATGCAGGAAGAAACAACAGATGACTTGCCGTATATTTCAGAGGCTGAATCGCAAAAAGATACAAACTTACCAATGCAGGGTCGGAGAATTGTAGATATGATGCACTTTATACAGcagcttaaaaaaatatccagcCATGGTTCTTTGTTtaactgtaattttaatgaaatgtcaCTAATCGGGGAAACCAGAAATGGTTTGATAtctaaatataagtttagatGTAACATGTGTCAAAAAGACTTTCTTATCACATCCGAAGATCCTGTTAGCGAAGAAAATATCGACGTAAATTTGGCGGCGGTTACAGGAATTACATCTGCGGGTATTGGCTATTCACAGTTTCAAGAAATAACAGCGTGTATGAATGTACCCATTTTTTCAGAAAAAACTTATTGTAAATTTCAAGATGTCATTTATGAAAAATGGGAAACAACAGCTGTCGAAGCTATGGAAGCGGCTGCTATGCGTGAACGTGATGCTGCGACAGCTGAAGGAAGATTGACCAAAGACGGTGTTCCTATGATAGATGTATATGCCGATGGGTGTTGGTCTTCGCGGTCTTAcggcaataattataaagcatTGTCCGGTGCCGCAGCCATCGTGGGTCGCAGATTTGGTGAAGTATTGTTTataggtattaaaaataaatactgccTCGTGTGTGCTCGTGccgaaaaaaaacaaataacgaTACCAGAACACGCgtgctataaaaattatacagagTCATCTAGCAGTATGGAGGCTGAAATAATTTGCCAAGGATTCGAAACATCAATAGCGATGTATAATATCGTCTATAGCAGGATTATTGCAGACGGTGACTCTGCTACTTACTCAAAAATCCTTGCACGTAATCCTTACCCCTTTTTTACAGTACAAAAGATAGAATGCAGAAATCATCTATTGCGCAATATGTGTAACAAACTGAGAGCTGTAACctaagaaacaaaatatcCTTTAGCACACAGGAAAACTTTATCAGAAGTCAAGATCATGAGTATGCGTAAAGTTGTGATCGcatcaatacaaaaatataaatcggaAAAAGAAAAACCAGAAACGTTATCAAGTTTTAGAAATGCAGTGCTAAACTCCATATACCATGCGTTTGGTAACTATGATAAATGCGAGGACTATTACTGTTCGAAAGACAAAACGACACAAAGTAGCATGGAAATAGAAAACACCATCTTCTGGTTTAGAATTAAGATGATTATTCAgacaattatttcaaaatccaGAAGTCTGCTTGAGGATGTAGACACCAATGTGGTAGAGCGCTTCAATAGCGTAATCGCAAAGATTGTCGGAGGaaaaagaattaatttctCCCTTCGTCGAGGGTATCGTGCGCGTTGTTCTGCTGCAGTCGTTTCGTTTAATAATCCTTATCCACGACATTCtcttcaaaagaaaattttaggGCAGAGTCCTAAaagcatattaaaaaaaatcgaagaaCGACGAATacagaaaagaaaattaaacaaaggaAAACCTCACAAAAAGAACCGAACATTAAAGAAATGCCATACAGTTCAACATGATTATGGTGATCAGAGCACTACTCCTGATATGGGACCAGACGAGCTAATTAAAGCCAAAGAGTCATTCCTTGAAAATTTAAGGGAATTAACTGCGGACAaagaaaaaattcaaaaaagtacTATACATCAGAGAGATAGCAATGACTGGCTTGAACTACGAAAAAATATGCTAACAGCATCAAATTTTGGAATTGTGGTGAAAAGAAGAGAAAATAGTAGCAAAGCCAAGTTagtcgaaaatattttatataaaaccaatttaaGTCATGTAGCGGCAATCGCACATGGCGTAGAAAATGAAGAACTAGCCTTGCAGCAACTCGCTAGTCAAGAAAAAGTCATGATTGAGCCCTGCGGATTATTTGTGGACCACGAGTACCCTTTTGTTGGCGCTTCACCAGATGGCCTGATAGGCCAAGATACTACAGTAGAAGTTAAATGTCCTAAAGTGGCTTATAAAAACAGTCTGGAAAAAGTTATAAGGGAAAACAAAATACAGATATGGAGATATGACAAAAAAGaagacataataaaattgaacaaAAACTGTAACTGGTTTTATCAAGTTCAAGGGCAACTCCATGTTACACGTAAAAAGAAATGCTTGTTTGCTGTGTGGAGTGGTGAAAACAAGCCActcaaaacagaaataataaataaagatgacGTTTTCTGGGAGACGAAaatgaaagtaaaaatattaacattttatatggaCTGGCTATTACCTGAAATAGTTGACCCTCGTCGAGCTCGTGGAATGCCACTTAGAGAAAATGAAGAGTTATTAGTCAGAACTGATAATGTGAATCAACTCAGAGATAACGAAGCATCAACTATTGATGATTGTTCATCACAAAATGAGGAGAGTGAAGAAACTGGACGATGTCAAATTATCGGTTGTAGTAGGCAACTTACTTTTGAAGAattgtaacaaatttaaatttatattgatttcgtGCTCAGTATTCATAATTCTTAATGTTAATATGTGATTTTATCATAAACCTGCgacatatatctatattatatatgtatatatgatacatagaaattaaattattttaagtttacgtgtcgtattatttctttgtttccAATTATCTGATATTGATTGTACAGAGGTGTCTAGATAAATATGACACTGGTAGTCAAATTTAACTCTTACgatgcaaaaaataaaatagcggTACAAAGTACAAACTGTAAACCAATTAAAGTTAAACTCCTCTCAAGTTTGAAATTGTCACTTTCAGACCTACTGATGGAAACAGTGAAGtggcattattattttgacttcttaacttttttgaatatttagtCGAAAGTTTTATTAGATAGGTACATCtctaacttaattaataaaatataaaaatcattctcCGTAGTAAAAAAGTCACGTGACCAACAAAGTTTCTatggaaaatgtttttttttcgcgAATTTTGACATTCTGATTTCATTTCCGGGCTTAGATATAACATGCTGCACTCGTAGGTTTCGGCTTAGTATACCCTTTTTGCAACACCCTGCATATTATGTAATCCttgtataaagtttataagcaagagttattttacatacttaccttcattttacattaataaaataatacctaataaaatattcagctCTCGGAAATCCCGGCAATATCGGATAACTGACCGGAATAAGGCCGCGCGGACGGCGCGTCGGTGCAGAATCAGGCTGTTAGCACGCGGGGAAAGGCGCGGGCTCCCCGCAGTGGGAAGCCTGCCCCCGCGCCATTTCCCTACTTCACCTCCTTTAATTCTACAATTTCCCTTACCACAGCGCCTTAATAGTGGAATATACCTTACACccttaaaagctttttaaaatcGCTAACACAATCATTAATCGCATTATGAGCATATCAAACATGCAAATTACGTATCATGTTTGCACCAAATGGCAAACATGGCTGTGCAAATAGCTGTCAGTTGTCAACCCTCACAAGCCGTAACAAGTGgcaattttgtttaacaatgcAATTTGTAAACAGAAAAATGGACTCAGCACTTATTgcattaaaaactatatttaaatgcaTAGAATGAACtctatttctatattaataaaggtgATACGAGTTTTTTCGAATAGGTCCGTATGTCGTCTAAGGCACATGTCAACATTGGTCTATTGTTAACGAATAAAAGTACAATTGTGTACAATGCTAGTCATCATTATAGTATGAATGGTGCCAAATGTCAGCAATTTGATAattgatgtaaaaaaatactaggaaataacttttaattatggtTCATAATTGcaagtattttattacgatTAGATTAGTACGATTTACATCCACATTAGATAGATACCCCTTGTGGCCTGGGATGTATTTACTCATATTTTGCTTTTAACGTATAttccaatttttatataggGATATAATACTGCAGTGTCGCAATAATTAGCTGGAACCACTTCAAACGATAATAGTCCGTACTGTTCCTTAATAAAGGGAAGTCGATAAAACtcatttataaacaaagtatGTGCTCAAACAGGATTAAGAAAATATCGGGCAAGTTGGATTCACTGAAAATCAGATCTAAATATCGCGTTCCCACGCCGTGCGCACACCTGCAAGTCCAAAGACAATACAAGCCTACATTCCACTAGTGCCTAACCCGCTAAACCTTTTTGGTTGCCAGTTGCTACGCTTGGTggcacaataaaataatatttcattaagattggtttattaataaaggaaAATCGGAGACACTAGACTTCATTTTAGAGAAACCACTAAAAAGTAGTTTAAATTTGTGGCACATCACTTAGATTAGCGAAACAATTACGAAAAAGTTAGGCTCGGgttcaatataaaaacaccAGACGTAAGTAATTGTTACAAGTCGTATTTTTCTACAAAACGAATAAACTACTAAAAAGTACATATCCATTTTAATGcgt
Coding sequences:
- the LOC123689155 gene encoding uncharacterized protein LOC123689155 isoform X1: MSMRKVVIASIQKYKSEKEKPETLSSFRNAVLNSIYHAFGNYDKCEDYYCSKDKTTQSSMEIENTIFWFRIKMIIQTIISKSRSLLEDVDTNVVERFNSVIAKIVGGKRINFSLRRGYRARCSAAVVSFNNPYPRHSLQKKILGQSPKSILKKIEERRIQKRKLNKGKPHKKNRTLKKCHTVQHDYGDQSTTPDMGPDELIKAKESFLENLRELTADKEKIQKSTIHQRDSNDWLELRKNMLTASNFGIVVKRRENSSKAKLVENILYKTNLSHVAAIAHGVENEELALQQLASQEKVMIEPCGLFVDHEYPFVGASPDGLIGQDTTVEVKCPKVAYKNSLEKVIRENKIQIWRYDKKEDIIKLNKNCNWFYQVQGQLHVTRKKKCLFAVWSGENKPLKTEIINKDDVFWETKMKVKILTFYMDWLLPEIVDPRRARGMPLRENEELLVRTDNVNQLRDNEASTIDDCSSQNEESEETGRCQIIGCSRQLTFEEL
- the LOC111003052 gene encoding putative inactive cysteine synthase 2, producing MSKVNGVPNEIKASALDIIGETPLLALDRLHPGPGRILVKCEFMNPGASIKCRSSLHMIQEARAKGLLKPGQPVLEVTSGNQGCGLAIVCAIYGHPLTVTMSKGNSVQRAIHMEALGAKCIRVPQVEGTYGNVTINDVKAAEEEGLKIAEETGAYYVNQFNNEDNANSHYLTTGPEIWRQSGHRIDAFIATVGTAGTFAGTSRYLKEKNPDIKCFVVEPEGSQPIKGTPITKPLHLLQGSGYGCIPNLFNFETMDGTLSVTDEEAVEYRKLIGEKEGLYVGYTSGANVAAAVKLLKSGLIPEDAWVVTSLNDSGLKYTPVPDSLT
- the LOC123689155 gene encoding uncharacterized protein LOC123689155 isoform X2 gives rise to the protein MQEETTDDLPYISEAESQKDTNLPMQGRRIVDMMHFIQQLKKISSHGSLFNCNFNEMSLIGETRNGLISKYKFRCNMCQKDFLITSEDPVSEENIDVNLAAVTGITSAGIGYSQFQEITACMNVPIFSEKTYCKFQDVIYEKWETTAVEAMEAAAMRERDAATAEGRLTKDGVPMIDVYADGCWSSRSYGNNYKALSGAAAIVGRRFGEVLFIGIKNKYCLVCARAEKKQITIPEHACYKNYTESSSSMEAEIICQGFETSIAMYNIVYSRIIADGDSATYSKILARNPYPFFTVQKIECRNHLLRNMCNKLRAVT